One genomic window of Tatumella citrea includes the following:
- a CDS encoding O-methyltransferase has translation MRTPDYSLPYSNQAAEVDAWFTEELIPDYPALQLTLEKNAEQGLPAHDVSALQGKMLAIFVQMVRATRVLEIGTLGGYSTLWMAKALPSHGCVTTIEFNQHHSEIARQNIADSGLSERVEQHTGAALDILPTLTGPFDLIFVDADKANNPRYLEWALKLSRPGTVIVGDNTVRGGRVIHSSSDDPHVQGLREFIRMISENPQLEATAIQTVGEKGWDGFVLAIVKAA, from the coding sequence ATGAGAACTCCTGATTATTCACTCCCCTATAGTAACCAGGCCGCTGAAGTGGACGCATGGTTTACAGAAGAACTCATCCCTGACTACCCCGCTTTGCAACTCACTCTGGAGAAGAATGCTGAACAAGGATTACCTGCCCACGATGTTTCAGCTTTACAGGGCAAAATGTTGGCAATTTTTGTTCAGATGGTCCGTGCAACTCGGGTTTTGGAGATCGGTACACTCGGGGGTTACAGCACTCTTTGGATGGCTAAAGCATTACCATCACACGGTTGTGTAACAACTATAGAGTTTAATCAACATCATTCAGAGATTGCGCGGCAAAATATTGCTGATTCCGGTCTCTCTGAACGAGTTGAACAACATACCGGCGCTGCACTGGACATTTTGCCTACACTCACCGGCCCCTTTGACCTTATTTTTGTTGATGCTGATAAAGCCAACAATCCTCGTTATCTGGAATGGGCTCTGAAATTATCCAGACCCGGTACAGTGATTGTCGGAGATAATACGGTGCGTGGTGGACGTGTCATTCATTCTTCCAGTGATGATCCTCACGTACAGGGCCTGAGGGAATTTATCCGGATGATTTCAGAAAATCCACAGCTTGAAGCCACTGCAATACAAACTGTGGGAGAGAAAGGCTGGGATGGTTTTGTACTGGCGATAGTTAAAGCGGCCTGA
- a CDS encoding nitrilase family protein: MNQQIRAASVQFCHRASDKQYNLAAMEEMCHQAHREGVNILVFPEMCITGYWHVPDLDRQALEHLAEPAADSPSLARIARLAEQYQMMIGAGFIEQAPDGQLYNAYAVCMPDGTRPVHRKLHAFEHPEISQGDHFTVFETPWGVKAGVLICWDNNLTENARITALLGADILIAPHQTGGTNSRSPYGMKPLPVTLWENRHNDPQALEQALSGDSGRGWLMRWLPSRAHDNGMFILFSNGVGLDNGEIRTGNAMILDPYGRIVNETGSYQDTLVYADLDLSLLPMSTGRRWIHGRRPALYGVLSEIQGYERDARTARFSEELPVFSHPNQVAHNPQK; the protein is encoded by the coding sequence ATGAACCAGCAAATCCGCGCAGCCAGTGTGCAGTTCTGCCACCGTGCCAGCGATAAACAGTACAATCTGGCAGCAATGGAAGAGATGTGTCATCAGGCTCACAGGGAAGGGGTTAACATTCTGGTTTTCCCGGAAATGTGTATTACCGGTTACTGGCACGTACCAGACCTGGATCGTCAGGCTCTGGAGCATCTGGCAGAACCTGCGGCGGACAGCCCGTCACTGGCCCGGATAGCCAGACTGGCAGAACAGTATCAGATGATGATTGGTGCCGGCTTTATTGAACAGGCTCCGGACGGTCAGCTATACAATGCTTATGCGGTATGCATGCCCGACGGAACCCGTCCGGTACACCGTAAACTGCATGCTTTTGAACATCCGGAAATTTCTCAGGGTGACCATTTTACGGTGTTTGAAACTCCGTGGGGAGTTAAGGCCGGAGTGCTGATTTGTTGGGATAATAACCTGACCGAAAATGCCCGGATAACTGCACTGTTGGGGGCCGATATACTGATTGCTCCGCACCAGACAGGCGGAACAAACTCCCGTAGTCCATATGGAATGAAACCGCTGCCTGTCACTCTGTGGGAAAACCGACATAATGATCCACAAGCCCTGGAACAGGCTCTTAGTGGTGACAGTGGCCGTGGCTGGCTGATGCGCTGGCTGCCCTCCAGGGCGCATGATAATGGCATGTTTATTCTGTTCAGCAACGGCGTAGGGCTGGATAATGGTGAAATCCGTACCGGGAACGCGATGATCCTCGACCCTTATGGCCGGATTGTGAATGAGACCGGCAGCTATCAGGATACCCTGGTTTACGCCGATCTGGACCTGAGCCTGCTACCTATGTCCACCGGACGGCGCTGGATCCATGGCAGACGGCCTGCACTGTATGGAGTTCTGTCTGAGATTCAGGGCTATGAGCGTGACGCCCGTACTGCCCGTTTTTCCGAAGAGCTTCCGGTTTTCAGCCATCCAAATCAGGTTGCCCACAATCCGCAAAAATAA
- a CDS encoding LysR family transcriptional regulator produces the protein MDIKLLRAFVTLARLSNYRAAAEKLFITQPALTKQIQTLEFHCGMTLFQRGRQGARLTVSGHQLLEQAAGVVDHYDSFVSHIAEMQHGNEGELNLGFGVSSFRLAPKMVAGFRLRFPQVQVSLNDISSIVQYQLLATGQLQAGFVRLPAPEPLCSRVLTQENLVLAVASEDGESVIRSTGEWLSHSRLLQLTKTRGEGLFAQITTFLKTNQLVPHSVSEADDIQTLLARVSAGEGIALLPASVANILPQGVSLHPVVGENSHWQTGIAWDPRIKDPLRDNFLDIVFNAQKTATETGESF, from the coding sequence ATGGATATTAAATTACTGCGAGCCTTTGTAACACTCGCCCGACTGAGCAATTACCGTGCGGCGGCAGAAAAATTGTTTATCACCCAGCCAGCTCTGACAAAGCAGATCCAGACCCTGGAATTCCATTGTGGAATGACTCTGTTTCAGCGGGGCCGCCAGGGAGCAAGGCTGACGGTTTCCGGCCATCAGCTTCTGGAACAGGCCGCAGGTGTGGTCGACCACTATGATAGTTTTGTCAGCCATATCGCAGAAATGCAGCATGGGAATGAAGGTGAACTCAATCTCGGATTCGGAGTGTCATCATTTCGTCTGGCCCCAAAAATGGTGGCCGGATTCCGGCTTCGTTTTCCTCAGGTCCAGGTATCGCTGAACGATATCTCTTCAATCGTGCAATATCAGCTGTTAGCTACAGGGCAGTTACAGGCGGGATTTGTGCGGTTGCCAGCGCCTGAACCACTCTGCAGTCGGGTGCTGACGCAGGAAAATCTGGTACTGGCTGTCGCCAGTGAAGACGGAGAGTCAGTAATCCGGTCTACCGGTGAATGGCTTAGTCACAGTCGTTTGTTACAGCTGACTAAAACCCGCGGCGAAGGGTTGTTTGCTCAGATCACTACCTTCCTGAAAACCAATCAGTTAGTGCCACATTCAGTCTCAGAAGCGGATGATATTCAGACTCTGCTGGCTCGTGTCTCTGCGGGAGAAGGCATTGCGCTATTGCCCGCCAGCGTAGCGAATATACTGCCTCAGGGGGTAAGTTTGCATCCTGTCGTAGGGGAAAACAGTCACTGGCAGACCGGTATCGCGTGGGATCCCCGGATAAAAGATCCGTTACGGGATAACTTCCTGGATATCGTATTTAATGCACAAAAAACCGCTACAGAGACCGGTGAGTCTTTCTGA
- a CDS encoding APC family permease, which yields MSNPPTEQTGLSSPSDEQRFTRSISLMSNFSLGFTYLSPLTAVYSLFALSMTLAGPPAIWWILIAAAGQMLVAMIFGEVASQYPITGGLYPWSRILWGKKYAWIAAWIYLWALVVTITSIAEYSATFVATLFDYSQSAPHLLFTSVVLLLLMMIVNLSGTKNLARVARIGFWCEIISVIALGIYLLIFHRTQPLSVLFDAMGSTGSSGSYSHAFMSASLLGLFMFFGFEACGNVAEEVKNPGRKIPVAMMLSIFFGAISAIISVLGYLLSYPNLSAIVSGKIDNPIPEILNNALGPQGEKIFIVVAVIAMLSCILSLQAALSRLLFSFSRDNMLPASHWMAKISRNNVPDNAMIVSCLLPLLICVWVYYQPDNLARITAFAVVGIYISFQMVVLAALRKRLKGWKPAGSWTLGSFGLLVNILALAYGLFGIWLLCQPGSGDSFLDKWIVLIGLAIVLLSGALYLFIARPYEKTEQGSHYQQHIPAE from the coding sequence ATGAGCAACCCACCCACAGAACAAACAGGTTTATCATCCCCATCGGATGAACAGAGGTTTACCAGGTCTATCAGCCTGATGTCTAATTTCTCGCTAGGCTTCACCTATCTTTCCCCGCTCACTGCAGTGTATTCGCTGTTTGCACTCTCAATGACTCTGGCAGGCCCACCAGCCATTTGGTGGATACTGATTGCTGCTGCAGGTCAGATGCTTGTCGCTATGATTTTCGGTGAAGTCGCGTCACAGTACCCCATCACTGGCGGGCTTTATCCCTGGTCGCGAATTTTATGGGGCAAAAAATATGCCTGGATAGCCGCCTGGATCTATTTATGGGCACTGGTCGTTACTATTACATCCATTGCAGAATACAGTGCTACCTTCGTCGCTACTCTGTTTGACTATTCACAGTCAGCACCACATTTGCTGTTCACTTCTGTCGTGCTGCTATTGCTGATGATGATAGTCAATCTGTCAGGAACCAAAAATCTCGCCAGGGTTGCCAGAATTGGTTTTTGGTGCGAGATCATCAGTGTTATCGCACTGGGAATTTATCTGTTAATTTTTCATCGCACTCAGCCATTGTCTGTATTGTTTGACGCTATGGGCAGTACCGGAAGCTCCGGAAGTTACTCTCATGCATTTATGTCGGCATCGCTGCTCGGGCTGTTTATGTTTTTTGGATTCGAAGCATGTGGCAATGTCGCCGAAGAGGTAAAAAATCCGGGGCGGAAAATACCGGTAGCAATGATGCTTAGTATTTTCTTTGGGGCCATTTCCGCCATTATTTCAGTACTGGGTTACCTGCTTTCTTACCCAAATCTGTCAGCAATTGTATCCGGGAAGATTGACAATCCTATTCCTGAAATTCTGAACAATGCTCTGGGACCACAGGGCGAGAAGATTTTTATTGTGGTGGCTGTTATTGCCATGCTGTCCTGCATTCTCTCTTTACAGGCTGCACTCAGCAGACTGCTGTTCTCATTTTCCCGTGACAATATGTTACCGGCCAGCCATTGGATGGCAAAAATATCACGCAATAATGTGCCGGATAACGCCATGATTGTCAGTTGCCTGTTACCGCTACTCATCTGTGTCTGGGTCTACTACCAGCCGGATAACCTGGCAAGGATCACCGCTTTCGCCGTTGTCGGTATCTACATCTCGTTTCAGATGGTCGTCCTTGCGGCTTTACGTAAGCGTCTGAAAGGGTGGAAACCCGCTGGCAGCTGGACTTTAGGCAGCTTCGGGCTACTGGTGAATATTCTGGCCCTGGCCTACGGCCTGTTTGGTATCTGGTTACTTTGTCAGCCCGGCAGTGGTGACAGTTTCCTGGATAAATGGATTGTACTTATTGGTCTGGCAATCGTCCTGCTGTCAGGTGCACTTTATCTGTTTATTGCCCGCCCTTACGAAAAAACAGAACAGGGATCTCATTACCAGCAACATATCCCTGCTGAATAA
- a CDS encoding APC family permease — MNKSIQLKRNLSLWQVVIIGIAYMTPMTVFDTFGIVSGITEGRVPLTYLIALVAVLFTAQSYGSLVKEYPSSGSAYTYTKSIFGNIAGFMVGWSSLLDYMLLPMINSLLAGIYLQSLMPGVPVWVSILIFTMLVTFFNCCNIKLLANANFLFVGLPVLLMVVFIYMVVHDLSSAHGIQRVLTFSPLYNGHNSIMPLISGAAILCFSYLGFDAVTTLSGETRQPEKIIPKAIFYTALSGGVIFFVAAWFIQLYYPDNSAFKNPTEALPEIVLYVGGRLFQSIFLVAILCNTFASALASHASSARLLHIMGKENRITSPVLGFIHPRSKTPLYCVLLTGFISLSSVFFGLDTAVSLISFGALVAFSAVNICVIAKFAWREKKIKSARSLFNHLLSPGCGLISVAFMWINLDHDAFVLGSVWAIVGLVWVIYSSVSKSSVMAPE, encoded by the coding sequence ATGAATAAAAGCATACAACTGAAAAGAAATTTATCATTATGGCAGGTCGTTATTATCGGCATTGCCTATATGACACCAATGACTGTATTTGATACTTTTGGTATAGTTTCTGGCATTACTGAAGGCAGAGTTCCTTTAACCTATCTAATTGCATTAGTGGCAGTTTTATTTACTGCACAAAGCTATGGAAGCTTGGTGAAAGAATATCCTTCTTCAGGTTCCGCTTATACCTATACAAAAAGCATCTTTGGCAATATAGCTGGTTTTATGGTCGGATGGTCTTCGCTGTTAGATTATATGCTACTCCCGATGATCAATTCTTTACTGGCAGGCATATATCTTCAGTCATTAATGCCAGGAGTGCCTGTATGGGTTTCTATTTTAATATTTACTATGCTGGTTACTTTTTTTAATTGCTGCAATATAAAGCTTTTAGCAAATGCTAATTTTTTATTCGTAGGCCTGCCGGTATTGTTGATGGTAGTATTTATCTATATGGTGGTACATGATCTGAGTTCGGCTCATGGTATTCAGAGGGTGCTCACGTTTAGTCCATTATATAACGGGCATAACTCTATTATGCCACTGATCAGTGGTGCTGCTATTCTTTGCTTTTCTTATCTGGGATTTGATGCGGTCACGACACTGTCAGGAGAAACCCGACAGCCAGAAAAAATCATCCCAAAAGCCATATTTTATACAGCATTAAGTGGCGGTGTTATTTTCTTTGTTGCTGCCTGGTTTATTCAGTTATATTACCCGGATAACTCAGCATTTAAAAACCCAACTGAAGCACTGCCTGAAATTGTACTTTATGTCGGTGGCCGGTTATTTCAGTCAATCTTCCTTGTCGCGATACTTTGTAATACCTTTGCATCTGCACTTGCCTCCCATGCCAGCTCCGCCCGGCTGCTACATATTATGGGCAAAGAAAACCGTATAACCAGCCCTGTACTGGGATTTATACATCCCCGAAGCAAAACGCCTTTATATTGTGTACTACTCACCGGTTTTATATCTCTCAGTTCGGTATTTTTTGGTCTGGACACCGCTGTATCTCTGATTAGCTTTGGAGCATTGGTAGCTTTCAGTGCTGTTAATATCTGCGTTATTGCCAAATTCGCCTGGCGTGAAAAGAAAATAAAATCAGCACGGTCTCTTTTTAACCATCTGCTGTCTCCTGGCTGTGGATTAATCAGCGTGGCATTTATGTGGATAAATCTGGATCACGATGCTTTTGTACTCGGTTCAGTCTGGGCCATCGTTGGTCTGGTGTGGGTTATTTATAGTTCTGTCAGTAAATCATCAGTTATGGCTCCTGAATAA
- a CDS encoding NAD(P)/FAD-dependent oxidoreductase: protein MDITKNLIKPALVNDARTSLISEIITDGDWNWVRPDNDKIKFDPGIPANYYESTLAPWMSFPAMETDKQCELVVIGGGLLGASTALHLAESGIDTILLEKNTIGSGASGRNGGQLTPGLARWEAESMLENLSTDEARRLWRFTSAEAMGLIDEIAGRYDLQLDRQYGHLTAAVHPGHMNALVQAADARKFLGDEQVTILGNYQLQDHINSDIYYGGVLDNCGGQIHSLALNRGLIYGFLLNGGCVHEHSEVIKIEESPTGTKVHTASGVITATRGVVIAVHDETHNLLNENSSTTLPFYTYVGVTSPVEGGHQSLLPTGKPVYDTQLQIDYYRPVRNQRLLFGGQGTGMRWDDTRTVDYLTSRLRTVFSQRDDIQLDFAWSGTTDLTLNGATDCRQNGAHGQIYSVHGWSGHGIAQTVRIGKAITDDITGRNDDFKMLTSIKHTSLLLGRQLAPVAIPLAKTLLGISSKLAPGKMISF from the coding sequence ATGGACATCACCAAAAACTTAATTAAACCAGCACTGGTTAACGATGCACGAACGAGTTTGATCAGTGAAATTATTACGGACGGAGACTGGAACTGGGTTCGTCCGGACAACGACAAAATTAAATTTGACCCTGGTATACCCGCGAATTACTACGAGTCTACGCTAGCTCCCTGGATGTCTTTCCCTGCAATGGAGACAGATAAGCAGTGTGAACTCGTAGTCATTGGCGGTGGTCTGCTCGGTGCTTCAACAGCATTGCACCTTGCAGAATCAGGGATTGATACCATTTTGCTGGAAAAGAACACTATCGGTAGTGGAGCTTCTGGTCGTAATGGCGGGCAATTAACTCCGGGACTGGCTCGCTGGGAAGCGGAGTCGATGCTTGAAAATCTTTCAACGGACGAAGCCCGCCGTTTATGGCGTTTTACCTCGGCTGAGGCTATGGGCCTGATTGATGAAATAGCCGGTCGGTACGATCTACAACTGGACCGACAGTATGGACACCTGACAGCTGCTGTCCATCCCGGGCATATGAATGCACTGGTACAGGCCGCCGATGCCCGTAAGTTTCTGGGTGATGAACAGGTCACCATTCTGGGTAACTATCAGCTGCAGGATCATATTAACTCGGATATTTACTACGGAGGCGTACTCGATAATTGTGGCGGGCAGATCCACTCACTGGCACTCAACCGGGGCTTAATTTACGGCTTCTTACTTAACGGCGGCTGTGTCCACGAGCATAGCGAGGTCATAAAAATAGAAGAAAGTCCGACTGGAACGAAAGTACATACTGCTTCCGGTGTGATAACAGCAACCCGGGGAGTCGTTATTGCCGTGCATGACGAAACTCATAATCTGCTTAATGAAAACAGCTCAACTACCCTGCCCTTTTATACTTACGTGGGCGTAACTTCACCCGTGGAAGGCGGGCATCAGTCGCTGTTACCCACCGGCAAACCTGTCTATGATACACAGTTACAGATTGATTATTATCGCCCGGTACGTAATCAGCGCTTACTGTTTGGTGGGCAGGGAACAGGTATGCGTTGGGATGATACACGGACTGTAGACTACCTCACTTCACGTCTGCGTACTGTGTTTTCGCAGCGCGATGATATTCAGTTAGATTTTGCATGGAGTGGCACTACCGACTTAACCCTGAATGGTGCGACTGACTGTCGTCAAAATGGTGCTCACGGGCAGATTTATTCTGTACACGGCTGGAGTGGTCATGGCATTGCACAGACCGTCAGAATAGGAAAAGCCATTACTGATGATATTACCGGACGCAACGATGATTTTAAGATGCTGACATCAATAAAGCATACCTCGCTATTGCTGGGACGTCAGTTAGCTCCGGTAGCTATCCCGCTGGCAAAAACGCTACTGGGGATTTCATCAAAGTTAGCACCAGGTAAAATGATCTCGTTCTGA
- a CDS encoding cache domain-containing protein, which yields MLSDDECKQQLADKTDALLHAVTHSAQQLSKMLSQQLAAHTTDESLPQKIRESQLRKLLFPSIESVLTGSRHCFGAGFASHHYSTDHQQPYWFLEWWFKNPKNQQASCLELDQATQQRLDFSTFDWFKHRPEEQNVNLHGPYVDYICTSAYTLTASSPVMIDGVLAGVAVVDILVSVVEEELLSLIRQCRERVVIINPEGRVMVSSHPGFRTGALVARVPEKEVISKPFFRLFVPE from the coding sequence ATGCTAAGTGATGATGAATGTAAACAACAGCTTGCAGACAAAACAGACGCTTTACTCCATGCGGTAACCCATTCTGCACAGCAGCTTTCAAAGATGCTGTCGCAGCAACTGGCAGCGCATACTACTGATGAAAGCCTGCCGCAAAAAATTCGTGAAAGTCAGTTAAGGAAACTCCTGTTTCCTTCCATTGAATCTGTACTTACCGGCAGCCGGCACTGTTTTGGTGCCGGATTTGCCAGCCACCACTATTCCACAGACCATCAGCAGCCTTACTGGTTTCTGGAATGGTGGTTTAAAAATCCCAAAAATCAACAAGCTTCCTGCCTGGAACTTGATCAGGCTACCCAACAACGCCTGGATTTCAGTACTTTTGACTGGTTTAAGCATCGGCCAGAAGAGCAGAACGTTAATCTGCACGGACCTTACGTAGATTACATTTGCACTTCAGCCTATACCCTGACGGCATCTTCACCTGTGATGATTGACGGTGTGTTGGCAGGAGTTGCGGTGGTGGACATCCTGGTCAGCGTAGTTGAGGAGGAATTATTATCACTCATCCGTCAGTGCAGAGAGAGAGTGGTGATTATTAACCCGGAAGGGCGGGTGATGGTTTCCAGCCATCCTGGTTTTCGTACCGGGGCGCTGGTGGCCAGGGTGCCGGAAAAAGAAGTTATCAGTAAACCTTTTTTCCGGTTGTTTGTGCCGGAGTGA
- a CDS encoding FadR/GntR family transcriptional regulator: MITHAVIFSPIGQSSRSDQIIQRLANAIISGLLAANEQLPNEADLARMMGVSHITIREALNTLRAKGLIYTARGRNGGSFVAESIAKEAFPSDSFRSISTEYLSDLGEWHCAIFCHASRLATERMTAKDLAALTGFVEALEQSASPEIRCQSDMRCLLTIAANSQSARIANQELMVQAEWAALVTMLYQSDEFHLQIVGFYRHLLAAFEQRDSEQAVRIAGNMVNHFTSRLIEVKFSIHTT, encoded by the coding sequence ATGATTACTCATGCTGTGATTTTTTCACCTATCGGCCAGTCCAGCCGTTCAGACCAGATCATTCAGCGACTGGCCAATGCGATTATTTCGGGCTTGCTCGCGGCCAATGAACAATTGCCTAATGAAGCCGATTTGGCCCGGATGATGGGTGTATCACATATCACCATCAGGGAAGCTCTGAATACCCTGAGAGCGAAAGGATTAATCTATACCGCTCGTGGGCGAAATGGTGGAAGTTTTGTCGCAGAGTCAATTGCCAAAGAGGCTTTTCCCAGCGACAGTTTCCGGTCAATCAGTACCGAATATTTATCAGATCTTGGCGAATGGCATTGCGCTATTTTCTGCCATGCCAGTCGACTGGCGACCGAAAGGATGACCGCCAAAGATTTGGCTGCTCTGACCGGGTTTGTCGAGGCACTGGAACAGTCTGCCAGTCCTGAAATACGTTGCCAGTCAGACATGCGATGTTTGCTCACCATTGCGGCAAACTCACAATCAGCCCGGATTGCGAACCAGGAACTGATGGTCCAGGCAGAATGGGCGGCACTGGTGACCATGCTGTATCAGTCTGATGAGTTTCACCTGCAAATTGTGGGATTTTATCGACATTTGCTGGCAGCTTTTGAACAGCGGGATAGCGAACAGGCGGTACGTATTGCCGGAAATATGGTGAATCATTTTACTTCCAGACTTATCGAAGTTAAGTTCAGTATTCATACAACATAG
- a CDS encoding gamma-aminobutyraldehyde dehydrogenase produces MRKLSHYINNSFTAESKGDFFPLISPVTGEAYALSPEAGQEEVDAAYQAAHRAFKQWKKSTPSQRQRALLSLADAIEQHAGQIIDVQSRETGQLKHFIRQEEISASCDAVRFFAGAARCHEGKSAGEYLEGFSSVIRREPLGVVGQVTPWNYPFMMAIWKIAPALAAGNTVVLKPSDTTPLSTLLLAEIAAPFFPAGSINVLLGKATTGSMVVSSPQAAMVSITGSVRAGLQVAASAAANLTRAHLELGGKAPVLVFEDTDIAKAAKVVCTAGFFNAGQDCTAATRLIVQESIYPQFLDALLNEIKHLHYGLPDDTTALYGALNSKNQLEQVQGFIDRLPAHAKIETGGRAGKGPGFYFEPTLISGLQQQDEAIQREVFGPVMTLQSFSSDQQGLEMANDVEFGLAASVWTRDHRRAQLISNDLDFGTVWINNHIPLAAEMPHGGFKKSGYGKDLSGYSLEEYTRIKHVMSDIS; encoded by the coding sequence ATGCGTAAACTATCTCACTATATAAACAATAGCTTCACCGCTGAAAGCAAAGGTGATTTTTTCCCGCTGATAAGCCCAGTGACAGGAGAGGCTTACGCATTATCTCCCGAGGCCGGACAGGAAGAAGTTGATGCAGCTTATCAGGCGGCACATCGTGCTTTTAAGCAATGGAAAAAAAGCACCCCCTCACAACGCCAGAGAGCGTTGCTATCACTGGCTGATGCTATAGAACAACATGCCGGGCAGATCATCGACGTACAAAGCCGGGAAACAGGCCAGCTGAAACACTTTATTCGTCAGGAAGAAATTTCAGCTTCCTGCGATGCAGTGCGCTTTTTTGCTGGTGCAGCCCGTTGCCACGAAGGTAAATCAGCCGGTGAGTATCTTGAAGGCTTCAGTTCCGTAATTCGTCGGGAGCCTTTGGGTGTTGTTGGCCAGGTAACACCATGGAACTATCCGTTTATGATGGCAATCTGGAAAATTGCTCCGGCCCTGGCAGCAGGCAACACAGTGGTCCTGAAGCCAAGTGATACCACTCCCCTTAGCACACTACTACTGGCAGAAATTGCTGCACCTTTCTTCCCTGCCGGCAGTATTAACGTGCTACTTGGAAAAGCAACTACCGGCTCTATGGTTGTCTCATCTCCACAGGCAGCGATGGTTTCAATCACCGGTTCGGTAAGAGCTGGTTTACAGGTCGCTGCCTCGGCTGCTGCCAACCTGACCCGCGCACATCTGGAATTAGGCGGGAAAGCCCCTGTATTAGTGTTTGAAGATACCGATATCGCCAAAGCAGCAAAGGTAGTGTGTACCGCGGGTTTTTTTAATGCCGGGCAGGATTGCACCGCAGCCACACGGCTGATTGTTCAGGAAAGCATCTATCCACAATTTCTCGACGCATTACTTAATGAAATCAAACACCTTCATTACGGACTACCCGATGACACAACGGCTTTGTATGGTGCGTTGAACAGTAAAAATCAACTGGAGCAGGTCCAGGGATTCATTGACCGTTTGCCTGCTCACGCAAAAATTGAAACCGGCGGCAGGGCAGGAAAAGGACCCGGTTTCTATTTCGAACCCACCCTGATCTCCGGCCTGCAGCAACAGGATGAAGCCATCCAACGGGAAGTATTTGGCCCGGTAATGACTTTGCAGAGCTTTAGTTCAGACCAACAAGGGCTGGAGATGGCAAACGATGTTGAATTCGGACTTGCAGCGAGTGTCTGGACCCGTGACCACCGCAGAGCACAGCTGATAAGTAATGATCTGGACTTCGGGACTGTATGGATTAACAACCACATCCCATTAGCTGCAGAAATGCCACATGGCGGGTTTAAGAAATCAGGCTATGGGAAGGATTTATCTGGCTATTCACTGGAAGAATATACGCGGATTAAACATGTCATGAGTGATATTTCATAA
- a CDS encoding ester cyclase, whose product MNKNLCFVIMAVCTSAASAAESPVQIVKSYMAAWNHHNAQQAADYFSPEGVYYDASVGTPVTGKSAAEQQVIAPFIQGVPDLQWKMVGEPVWNKTTVSFEWVFSGHNTGNWAGSPPTGKAIQFSGVSFIKLKQGKITYQGDYYDSATLSRELK is encoded by the coding sequence ATGAACAAAAATCTTTGCTTCGTGATTATGGCTGTCTGTACATCTGCCGCATCTGCCGCAGAAAGCCCGGTACAAATAGTGAAATCCTATATGGCCGCCTGGAATCATCATAATGCGCAGCAGGCGGCTGACTATTTTTCACCAGAGGGAGTGTATTACGATGCCTCTGTGGGTACGCCGGTAACCGGAAAAAGCGCTGCAGAGCAGCAGGTCATTGCTCCGTTTATTCAGGGGGTCCCTGATCTGCAATGGAAAATGGTGGGAGAACCCGTCTGGAATAAAACTACTGTGTCCTTTGAATGGGTATTTTCAGGGCACAATACCGGCAACTGGGCTGGCAGTCCGCCAACTGGCAAGGCGATTCAGTTCTCCGGTGTTTCTTTTATCAAACTGAAACAGGGTAAGATCACTTATCAGGGAGATTATTATGACTCTGCCACACTATCCCGAGAGCTGAAATAA